The proteins below come from a single Malus sylvestris chromosome 3, drMalSylv7.2, whole genome shotgun sequence genomic window:
- the LOC126614479 gene encoding 65-kDa microtubule-associated protein 1-like, which produces MAVADAQSPRVGETTCGSLLQKLQEIWNEVGESDEERDKMLLQLDQECLDVYKRKVELAAKSRAQLLQALSDSRLELSSLLSALGEKTFTGVPEETSGTIKEQLAAIAPLLEQLWKQKEERVKEFTDVQLQIQKICGEIAGNSNLSESPVVDESDLSLKKLDEFQSQLHDLQKEKSERLHKVLEFVSTVHDLCAVLGLDFLSTVTKVHPSLKDSTGVQSKSISNDTLSRLANTVLALKEDKKQRLHKLQESATQLIDLWNLMDTPDEERKLFEHVTCNISASVDEVTVPGSLALDLIEQTEVEVERLDQLKSSRMKEIAFKKQAELEEIFARAHIEIDTEAAREKIMELIDSGNVEPTELLADMDDQIAKANDEALSRKDILDKVEKWMSACEEESWLEDYNRDENRYNASRGAHLNLKRAEKARILVNKIPALVDTLVAKTRGWEEDRGISFTYDGVPLLAMLDEYAMLRQEREEEKRRMRDQKKYQDLQHTEQEAPFGSKPSPARPVGTKKVVGPRANGGASGTPSRRLSVNAHQNGSRSVTKDGKRDLRPVAPMNYVEMAKEDAASHISGTDTVSASP; this is translated from the exons ATGGCTGTAGCGGATGCTCAAAGCCCTCGTGTAGGAGAAACCACTTGCGGTTCTTTGCTGCAGAAATTGCAG GAAATTTGGAATGAAGTTGGTGAGAGTGATGAAGAGCGAGACAAAATGCTTCTTCAGTTAGACCAAGAGTGCCTAGACGTATACAAGAGGAAGGTCGAGCTGGCAGCAAAGTCAAGGGCACAGCTTCTTCAGGCATTGTCTGATTCCAGACTTGAACTTTCCAGTCTTCTATCAGCTCTTGGAGAAAAAACTTTTACTGGAGTT CCTGAGGAGACTTCAGGGACAATCAAGGAACAGCTTGCGGCTATAGCGCCACTACTGGAACAGCTGTGGAAACAGAAAGAGGAGAGAGTAAAGGAGTTTACTGATGTTCAGTtacaaattcaaaaaatttgtGGCGAAATTGCTGGGAACTCGAACCTCAGCGAGAGTCCTGTGGTTGATGAGTCTGATCTATCCCTGAAGAAATTAGATGAATTTCAATCCCAACTTCACGATCTTCAAAAGGAAAAG AGTGAAAGATTGCACAAGGTGCTTGAATTTGTGAGTACAGTGCATGATCTTTGTGCTGTACTTGGACTGGACTTCTTGAGTACTGTTACGAAGGTTCATCCTAGCTTAAAGGACTCAACTGGTGTGCAATCCAAAAGTATTAGCAATGATACTCTATCTAGGCTGGCGAATACTGTCTTAGCACTAAAAGAAGATAAGAAGCAGAGGCTGCATAAG CTTCAAGAGTCAGCAACTCAGCTAATTGATCTGTGGAATCTGATGGATACCCCTGACGAGGAAAGGAAATTATTTGAACATGTTACCTGTAACATATCAGCTTCAGTAGATGAAGTGACTGTACCTGGGTCTCTTGCGCTGGATCTGATTGAGCAG ACTGAGGTCGAAGTTGAGCGGCTTGATCAGCTGAAATCAAGTAGGATGAAGGAGATTGCGTTCAAGAAGCAAGCAGAGCTAGAGGAGATATTTGCTCGAGCTCATATAGAAATAGATACAGAAGCTGCCAGAGAAAAGATTATGGAACTCATTGATTCTGGGAATGTTGAACCTACTGAATTACTGGCTGACATGGATGATCAGATAGCGAAAGCGAATGATGAAGCTCTAAGCAGAAAGGATATATTGGACAAGGTTGAGAAATGGATGTCAGCCTGTGAAGAAGAGAGTTGGCTTGAGGACTACAATCGT GATGAAAACAGGTATAATGCGAGTAGAGGTGCGCACCTAAACCTCAAGCGTGCAGAGAAAGCACGTATTCTGGTTAACAAAATTCCAG CTCTTGTAGACACATTGGTAGCCAAAACTCGTGGCTGGGAGGAAGATCGTGGCATATCATTTACTTATGATGGTGTTCCTCTCCTTGCTATGCTGGATGAGTATGCCATGCTTAggcaagaaagagaagaagagaagcgGAGGATGAGG GACCAGAAAAAGTACCAAGACCTACAACACACAGAACAAGAAGCCCCATTTGGTTCAAAGCCTAGCCCTGCACGACCAGTTGGCACAAAGAAGGTAGTAGGTCCTCGTGCAAATGGAGGCGCCAGTGGAACTCCTAGCAGACGTCTATCAGTTAATGCTCATCAAAATGGAAGCAGGTCTGTAACGAAAGATGGGAAGAGAGATCTTAGGCCCGTCGCTCCTATGAACTACGTTGAAATGGCGAAAGAGGATGCTGCCTCCCACATTTCTGGCACTGACACAGTTTCGGCTTCACCATAA